A part of Haemorhous mexicanus isolate bHaeMex1 chromosome 25, bHaeMex1.pri, whole genome shotgun sequence genomic DNA contains:
- the KCNA10 gene encoding potassium voltage-gated channel subfamily A member 10 has protein sequence MMDVASWKEMEVALVSFDNADQIVEDPCYSNDLSPAGQSRKGHPSCANLLSNLRILINSENANNETIFSRFSAEFSDHLVGERVGMDEGDQRVIINIAGLRFETRLKTLDQFPETLLGDPEKRMRYFDSMRNEYFFDRNRPSFDGILYYYQSGGKIRRPANVPIDVFADEITFYELGDEAMDQFREDEGFIKDPETLLPTNDFHRQFWLLFEYPESSSAARGVALVSVLVIVISIIIFCMETLPEFREEREFRSTQELSKNVTDTLLSHSTFTDPFFVIETACIVWFSFELFVRFIVCPSKTEFFRNIMNIIDIVSIIPYFVTLTTELIQQSELNGQQNMSLAILRIIRLVRVFRIFKLSRHSKGLQILGQTLKASMRELGLLIFFLFIGVILFSSAVYFAEVDEPQSHFSSIPDGFWWAVVTMTTVGYGDMCPTTLGGKIVGTLCAIAGVLTIALPVPVIVSNFNYFYHRETENEEKQMLPGEVERLLASVATGNGSMESLNKTNGGYPRDKAKK, from the coding sequence ATGATGGACGTGGCCAGTTGGAAGGAGATGGAGGTGGCACTAGTCAGTTTTGACAACGCTGATCAGATCGTGGAGGATCCCTGCTACTCCAACGACCTCAGCCCCGCCGGGCAGTCGCGGAAGGGCCACCCCAGCTGCGCCAACCTCCTGTCCAACCTGCGGATCCTCATCAACAGCGAGAACGCCAACAATGAGACCATCTTCTCCAGGTTCTCCGCCGAGTTCAGCGACCACCTGGTGGGGGAGAGGGTGGGCATGGATGAGGGGGACCAACGAGTCATCATCAACATCGCTGGGCTGAGGTTTGAGACACGGCTCAAGACCCTCGACCAGTTCCCTGAGACCTTGCTTGGGGACCCGGAAAAGAGGATGCGTTACTTCGACTCCATGAGGAATGAATATTTCTTTGACAGGAACAGGCCCAGTTTTGATGGGATCCTGTACTATTACCAGTCTGGGGGGAAAATACGGCGCCCGGCCAACGTCCCCATCGACGTCTTTGCTGATGAAATCACCTTCTATGAGCTGGGTGATGAAGCCATGGACCAGTTCCGGGAGGATGAAGGGTTCATCAAGGATCCTGAGACCCTCTTACCAACCAATGACTTTCACAGGCAGTTCTGGCTGCTCTTTGAGTACCCCGAGAGCTCCAGTGCAGCCAGAGGTGTAGCTTTGGTCTCCGTCCTGGTCATTGTCATCTCCATCATCATCTTCTGCATGGAGACCCTGCCGGAGTTCCGGGAGGAGAGGGAGTTTAGGTCCACCCAGGAGCTTTCTAAGAATGTGACAGACACCTTGCTGTCCCACAGCACCTTCACGGACCCTTTCTTCGTCATAGAGACCGCCTGCATCGTCTGGTTCTCCTTTGAGCTCTTTGTCCGGTTCATCGTGTGCCCCAGCAAGACCGAGTTCTTCAGGAACATCATGAACATCATCGACATCGTGTCCATCATCCCCTACTTCGTGACGCTCACCACCGAGCTGATCCAGCAGAGCGAACTCAACGGGCAGCAGAACATGTCCTTGGCCATCCTGCGGATCATCCGCCTCGTCAGGGTCTTCCGCATCTTCAAGCTCTCCCGGCACTCCAAGGGGCTGCAGATCCTGGGGCAGACCCTCAAGGCCAgcatgagggagctgggcttgctcatcttcttcctcttcatcgGTGTCATCCTCTTCTCCAGCGCCGTTTACTTCGCGGAAGTCGACGAGCCGCAGTCCCATTTCTCCAGCATTCCCGACGGCTTCTGGTGGGCCGTGGTCACCATGACCACCGTGGGCTACGGGGACATGTGTCCCACCACGCTGGGCGGGAAGATCGTGGGGACTCTGTGCGCCATTGCGGGGGTGCTGACCATCGCCCTCCCCGTGCCCGTCATCGTCTCCAACTTCAACTACTTCTACCACCGGGAGACGGAGAACGAGGAGAAGCAGATGCTGCCAGGGGAGGTGGAGCGGCTGCTGGCCAGCGTGGCCACGGGCAACGGCAGCATGGAGTCACTCAATAAGACCAATGGGGGTTACCCTCGAGACAAGGCCAAGAAATGA
- the LOC132338284 gene encoding embryonic pepsinogen-like — MWSLMLLCAASALCQGVTRLPLERGKKLRDVLREKGLLHQFFQHHHYDIGTKFPHAFPNRTGVATEPLLNALDVEYYGTISIGTPPQDFSVVFDTGSSDLWVPSVSCPSLACQSHRMFDPSQSSTYKSTGLSLSVRYGTGEMEGTVGWDTVTVASLVDTNQLFGLSTAEPGRFFVHVQFDGILGLGYPNLAADGITPVFDNLVNQSLLQENLFSVYLSREAAGSVVIFGGIDQSCFTGPINWIPVSYQGYWQISMDSITVSSQEVACAGGCQAIIDTGTSLVAGPPSGIRSIQSALGARQGEYGEHSVNCSSIPAMPDVIFVIDGVQYPVSALAYTEQHNEASCTSSFQDTSGDLWILGDVFIRVYYSIFDRANNRVGLAKAV; from the exons ATGTGGTCCCTCATgctcctctgtgctgcctctgccctctGCCAGGGTGTCACCAG GCTGCCCTTGGAAAGGGGGAAGAAGCTGAGAGATGTCCTCAGGGAGAAGGGTTTGCTGCACCAGTTCTTCCAGCATCACCACTACGACATCGGCACCAAGTTCCCGCACGCTTTCCCCAACAGAACCGGGGTGGCCACCGAGCCCCTGCTGAATGCCCTCGAC gtgGAGTACTATGGGACCATCTCCATTGGCACCCCCCCACAGGACTTTAGCGTGGTCTTCGACACCGGCTCCTCCGACCTCTGGGTCCCCTCGgtgtcctgccccagcctggcctgcc AAAGCCACCGGATGTTTGACCCCTCTCAGTCCTCCACCTAcaagagcacagggctgagtcTGTCTGTCCGCTACGGCACGGGAGAGATGGAGGGGACCGTGGGCTGGGACACCGTCACC gtggccTCTCTGGTGGACACCAACCAACTCTTTGGCTTGAGCACCGCCGAGCCCGGCCGCTTCTTCGTCCACGTCCAGTTCGATGGCATCCTGGGCTTGGGCTACCCAAACCTGGCTGCTGATGGCATCACTCCTGTCTTTGATAACCTGGTGAACCAGAGCTTGCTGCAGGAGAACCTCTTCTCTGTCTACCTGTCCCG ggaggcagcagggagtgTGGTCATCTTCGGGGGCATCGACCAGTCCTGTTTCACTGGCCCCATCAACTGGATCCCTGTCTCTTACCAGGGCTACTGGCAGATCTCCATGGACAG CATCACTGTGAGCAGCCAGGAGGTCGCGTGTGCTGGTGGCTGCCAGGCCATCATCGACACCGGCACTTCCCTTGTGGCCGGGCCCCCCTCGGGCATCAGGAGCATCCAGAGCGCGCTTGGGGCCAGGCAGGGCGAGTACGGAGAG cacagtgtgaactgcagctccatccctgccatgcCCGATGTCATCTTTGTCATCGACGGGGTCCAGTACCCCGTGTCAGCCTTGGCCTACACCGAGCAG CACAACGAAGCATCTTGCACGAGCAGCTTCCAGGACACCTCTGGGGACCTCTGGATCTTGGGAGATGTCTTCATCAGGGTGTACTACAGCATCTTTGACCGGGCCAACAACCGCGTTGGGCTGGCCAAGGCTGTGTAG
- the LAMTOR5 gene encoding ragulator complex protein LAMTOR5: MEGTLEQHLEETMKSPAVVGVLCTDSQGLNLGCRGTLSDEHAGIISVLAQQAAKLTSDPTDTPVVCLESDSGNIMIQKHDSITVAVHKLLS, encoded by the exons ATGGAGGGAACGCTGGAACAGCACCTGGAGGAGAC CATGAAGAGCCCGGCCGTGGTGGGCGTGCTGTGCACCGACTCGCAGGGCCTCAACCTGGGCT GCAGGGGCACCCTGTCAGATGAGCACGCTGGCATCATCtcagtgctggcccagcaggCGGCCAAGCTCACCTCGGACCCCACGGACACGCCCGTGGTGTGCCTGGAGTCAGACAGCGG GAACATCATGATCCAGAAGCACGACAGCATCACTgtggcagtgcacaagctgctgtcctga